The window CCGAAGCAATTTCCATATAAACCTTCACAAGAGTCTCAAACCGGTTCTTAAACCGGCGAAAAACAGGAAATTTGCaacaaacaaattttataaaaagaaaaaaaaaattcaaaaagaaaagccCTAAAAATATCGCTAATCTTTCCCCTTCCCATTTGAacttttcatcatcatcatccagaaaaaaaaaaatacatatagcTATGTACACCATCAACACGACGTCGTACTGCATctgagccaaaaaaaaagaaccagaTCCATATCTCTCTAACTACCAAAGATTCCCTCGCGTGTCAAATCGTCTCGTCGCCGATTAGATCTTGTAGGTCGCTCGGCACCGCTAATCCGAGCCGAAGCGACTCCATGATTCGCTCGAATACCAACACGTGGCAGGGGATCTGCAGAACTCCTTTCTGTTCGTAACCGTACTCTTGAGCCGATCGGTTCAACAAACCGATGAAAACCGGGTGGTTGAGCAGCTCCGCGCTCACGACGAACCGCTCCATCTCGTCTCCCACGTAGACAGGCACGTGTCCCTCGGGAACGGAGGATGTGTGCTTCTTCGAGCGGCGAGGCGGCGGTGGACGGCGGCTAGGTCGCTGCGAATCGGAGCGGAGGAGGCTGTAGTTTGCGGAGTCGGCGACGCGGGAGAGGCGGCGGATCAGGTGCTTCATCTCTTCGTGCTGTtgatttgagagagagagaagagtgaTGAAAGTGATTGAGGCTTGAAGAAGGAATCAATGAGAAGATTTTGTTGCAAGGGAGAGTCTTTTATATAGAGGCGAGGGTAGTTTTGGAATTTTGGCTTAAATATAAAGTAGGTACGGGGAAGGAGTACTTGCCAGGTACCACTTGACTCGTAAATATCGACTTAGggttaaaataatatatgccgaatttataacaaaatatatatataaattgccTAGATTAAAAATAATCTTCAGGTTAAACAAAATGGAAAAAATTAAATCTTATTTCTTGATATTCTTGTTTAATGTACCTAAACTGTTTGGATTTCACAAACAAGACGATATAGATTATAACTGAATTTAAAATACGCAAATCTAATTCCTAAACAAAATTGGGAAACTATTTGATATAACTATATTTGTGTATATTATAACGATTTATTTACCTCTGCCTGTGATTTCTTTAGATTTTTCTGATATTTCTTATCCTTTTGGATTACTAACAATCTTACATTATCCTAAACTGGATGTATCTAAATAATacagaataaaaataaagtttgaTTATTATGTATTATGAATGGTAGGATTAGGATACCAATTAGCTCAGGTTGGTTATTCAATCAATTATTAAGAGATTACATGACTTTTTTTAAGTATAAACTGTATCTTGAGTCATATGACAATCTAGGTTCATGATCATCTCAAAATATATCTTTCCGATGTTGTGACATCAACAAAATTATCATTTATCACCAAAGTAACGAAATTACTGGTTAAGTTGTTATTAGAAAATGCAACTAATTTTATTACTGGTAAGTGATTGATGATACAAGAGGCCAATATTCACTAAACTTCAATCTAAGCTGGAACTATATATTGATTTTaaactaaactaaacaaaaCTCTCTTGATATTCTTGTTCTGTATAGATAAACTGCTTGAATTTCTTGATACAACtgaatttaaaatagaaaaaatccAAATTCCTGAAAAAATGGGGAAAGAAGTGATATATCTTTTCTCATTATAATATGTGATATAAGTTGTATCATATAactatgtattatatttttttaaaaatatttattatatttttaaaggaCTATTTTCTTTCTGTCtatgatatttttaattgttgATCTAGCATATGTTATTCGTTTTATAATAACAAACTTGCATTATTCTAAACCGGGTATATCAAGACAATACAGAATAAAAATTAAGTTAAATTAATATGTATCATGGATAGTAGGATTAAGATATACGGATTAGCTTAGCCTGGTTATCCTATCAATTATAGGAATACATGTctttttagtatataatatatatcttgAGTCATATGACAAAACGAGATTCATGATCAGAGTAtgaggttgattggttagtgcTTTGGTTGCAGCTGTGATTTTAGTTTTTTGCTATAGAATTTATGCCGTGTATTTTTTTGCTGTAACTGTAAGATTTTTGCTGTGATTTTGTATGTTATAAAACTCACAGACTTATTAATAAGTTTCTAAAGCACTGTTATTTTGCTGTGGAAATATTAGTGTTTACagccaaaagaaaaagaaaaaaaagaaacgaagCTGTTGGtttcaaaaatcaaatcaaaaaaattatcttttatcaaaaagatattaacaaaattaCTGGTTCAGTAGTTTCTACAAAGAAAATGCAATAAGATTGTTACTGGTTCAATATCTATTGCTTTAGATACACACAATAATAACAACAAAGTTTTCTTTAGATGctagtatttatatttatttccatGGACTCCTAAATTATGTAGCTAACAAGTTTATTCGCTTATCCTATTCAGAATATACATGATAAAGGGCAAGGGATATACATCGCCTTGTTTTCaatatatcaaattattttgaatgtaaaaatttataaaacaaattgaGTTGACCCCCTAACAATGCCAAATGCTTCTAGATTTTGGA of the Brassica rapa cultivar Chiifu-401-42 chromosome A03, CAAS_Brap_v3.01, whole genome shotgun sequence genome contains:
- the LOC103859470 gene encoding auxin-responsive protein SAUR72; protein product: MKHLIRRLSRVADSANYSLLRSDSQRPSRRPPPPRRSKKHTSSVPEGHVPVYVGDEMERFVVSAELLNHPVFIGLLNRSAQEYGYEQKGVLQIPCHVLVFERIMESLRLGLAVPSDLQDLIGDETI